A stretch of DNA from Arachis hypogaea cultivar Tifrunner chromosome 19, arahy.Tifrunner.gnm2.J5K5, whole genome shotgun sequence:
GTTATAAGGGAACTGGAAAGTATGAGGAGACAATTTGGAATCTTTAAAAGAGTGTCGGAGGCTTCTTTCGCATTGGAATGGATCAAAGAATGCATGGTGAACACAACCTGGTGGATTCATATCGAAAGCTCAATGGAGGAGCGCAGGATGGTTGCTCCAATGCCATCTACTTCACCTCAGCCTCAATTTGTTGAAGACGAGATTTCTATTCTAGGTCCCTACATCTCAAAGAAAATGGCTTCACCAACAGTTGAAGATCATATCCTTGACTGTGCTCTTCTACTTAGAAAAGGGGATAATAACAGACAACTTGTCCTGCTTAGTGATGTTGTCCCTTTGAAAATCAAATCCATGGCAGAGGTACTAATTCTTTCATCCTTAACACCAATGTCTCTTGTCATATCTCATAGTTAATGAGGACTGAAATAGTGAAATTCTCGCTAACTGCTGCAGGGGTTGTTATGTGAGACAGTACGAGAATTTCAGCAAAGTTTAGTGAATCCCTTCTCCCAGAGATTCATGTGGACCAATAGCACTCCTAGAGGATTGACTTGGTCTTACCAAGatgatgtagttttgagggagaaaTATTGTGGTTTGCCATCAAAGACTGGTTTGAAACTCATCACTGAACAGTATTTGTACTCTCAAGCTTGAGATCTTGCAACTCCCCTTAACTAATAATATGTACTCTCAAGTTTAATATTGTCCAGGGATTTCTTTCATTAATCCTAAGGTATTATTAATGTCATGTTAATCATTAGTGGTGATTTGCTttttaaatagaataaagtatactttttactcttaacatttataattttcttaaaaaatatcctaaatgtttaatttaattcaattttataaCGTTTTCTTTCGATTAATTCAATTCTGtccctaatattttttatttgtgtcaaagCTATCTCTAAATcggataaaattaaatattaaagatattttttaaggaaagagaaaaaacatAGTTTATCCTTGTAAATAGAGTTTTTATAAATGATAAATCTAAAAGAAAGATAATACAAGAAACTGCCATACTGTTTGAATTTTCCCCCCACCTTGGTGGTCATGGTACTTAAATGATTTTTAATGTGATGACTACCAAGAATCAAACTCAATTTTTTGCACGGCATATTCATCTACGTAAGCAAAAAACAACAATTGACACCAGTATCAGTCCCTGATCCTTGGATAAATTTTCTGATATTTATAATCTTACACTTGGTGTGGTGTGTGTGGCTTAGCATAACCTACATTTGAACAAGAACAAAAGAGCTTCAAGAGAATTAATTAATCTTTCTATTTTTAAGCAATAAAGAGGTACATGATATTACCCTGACTTTAAAACATCACAGAAACATATGTTTTATTCATTCACAGAGGAATAAAAGGGATAACATAGAATCATAGATATTATGCAGAGGAACTACTAGTACAAATTGTTACTACAGATTGTCAGAAGTTGATTCACATCCTGGTTTAGGAGCATAGTTAAAAGATCCAGACataagaaatgagaaagaagcaTCTGAATCTTCAAATGGAGACTGGGAGAATTCATTAAACCCACCAAAGTTGCAACCTTCAAAGTTCAATGATGAGAAATAATTAATTGGATCATCAATGTTACCCTTCACATCCATGATGTTTTGAACTTCATTTTCATTTGGAGGATTTGATCCGAAACAGAAGTTCATATTTCCAACCTTATCACATGTGTTATCTTTGCTGTCAAGATCGGTTGGAGCCGCCGGTACTTTAGTTTCTTCCAAAGGAATTGCAGGTGTATGGCCTTGGAAAAGAGCAATGTGTCCGAAAAGCTTGTCCTTCCTCGAAAATGTTGTACCGCATGAACAAAGCCATTTATCCTTACCACAGTGCTTTTCATGAGTTTTAAGGTCTGCCATGACTGAAAACTTCTTGGTGTGGCATCTGCTACAAGTGTAACTCTTGTCGCAATGCGTCCTTTTGTAGTGGTTTTTAACACATAAAATGGTCTTTAAAGGTTGGAACTTCTTGTGATCCTTATTTCGCTTGCAGCCGGCATAGGGACAGGAATacctcttgatgagctttggttcGGATCCGGTTTCTTTATGTGGCTTTGCAAGAGCCGCCGGGGTTTTGTACTCATCCCCATGTCCCCGCATGTGCATGCGAAGATTCGCATCCCTCTTGAATCCCTTCCCACAAATTGTACAGAAATGTGTATGGGGTGCAAGGATTTCTTCTTTCTCTAACTGCAAAATCTCATAGGAACCAGGTGGAAGGTTCTCTCCCTCCTCCACATCTTCTTCATCTTTTGTTTCATGCTCTTCCATGTTGTTTTGCTCCACTTCACAATTATTAGGTACATCATTCTGAGTGGACTGATCAAACActttatttacattattatttTGTGGCTGAATACCACCACTGGGGCCGGATCCAAAAGGAAGGTTAAGGCCACGAAGCTGGCTAAGCTGACTGACCAATGGACTTGTGTTTGCGAGAGTGTGCCTAACGGACGGGAGAAGACTACCAGCAGTAGAGATCAGTTGAACAATAATTGATGTAAGATCGGCTGTGATGAGTTGCTGCTCCTGTGTCACAAGCGCATCAGGTTGCGCAAAAGGTTGACACTTCTTATTATCAATCAAATGAACAAGACCCTGGAGCTGATGAATCT
This window harbors:
- the LOC112775450 gene encoding protein SENSITIVE TO PROTON RHIZOTOXICITY 1 codes for the protein MDPKGSLCSNNWARSACLTSPGNGLQTNMSSDPSPFCGVRIEAPFKDFNQPSTNQSLLMAEPNKDIKISDIENCPLTDSSSQTGKLQDWDPNVMLNNLSFLEEKIHQLQGLVHLIDNKKCQPFAQPDALVTQEQQLITADLTSIIVQLISTAGSLLPSVRHTLANTSPLVSQLSQLRGLNLPFGSGPSGGIQPQNNNVNKVFDQSTQNDVPNNCEVEQNNMEEHETKDEEDVEEGENLPPGSYEILQLEKEEILAPHTHFCTICGKGFKRDANLRMHMRGHGDEYKTPAALAKPHKETGSEPKLIKRYSCPYAGCKRNKDHKKFQPLKTILCVKNHYKRTHCDKSYTCSRCHTKKFSVMADLKTHEKHCGKDKWLCSCGTTFSRKDKLFGHIALFQGHTPAIPLEETKVPAAPTDLDSKDNTCDKVGNMNFCFGSNPPNENEVQNIMDVKGNIDDPINYFSSLNFEGCNFGGFNEFSQSPFEDSDASFSFLMSGSFNYAPKPGCESTSDNL